The following proteins are co-located in the Eriocheir sinensis breed Jianghai 21 chromosome 1, ASM2467909v1, whole genome shotgun sequence genome:
- the LOC126996671 gene encoding uncharacterized protein LOC126996671 isoform X1: protein MCQRLQINVTTMRLGDREEAPLTSTDSKLSLKDSPAVKPSASRCSVVAASCCAPGCKGRNTVDCKLTLHMCQVPAQVNGGGVTALGRLAKKAEVTHTHLAVCLTCGAG from the exons ATGTGTCAACGTTTACAGATAAATGTGACCACCATGAGActaggagacagagaagaggcaCCTTTGACGAGCACTGACTCTAAACTATCACTAAAG GACAGTCCAGCGGTGAAGCCGAGTGCGTCCCGATGCAGCGTGGTGGCAGCCTCCTGCTGTGCGCCGGGCTGTAAGGGCAGGAACACTGTGGACTGCAAGCTCACCCTCCACAT gTGTCAGGTTCCTGCACAGGTGAACGGAGGTGGAGTCACGGCTTTGGGGCGGCTTGCTAAAAAG gcagaggtgacccatacacacttggccgtgtgtttgacctgtggagcaggttga
- the LOC126996671 gene encoding uncharacterized protein LOC126996671 isoform X2: MCQRLQINVTTMRLGDREEAPLTSTDSKLSLKDSPAVKPSASRCSVVAASCCAPGCKGRNTVDCKLTLHMCQVPAQVNGGGVTALGRLAKKLQSH; this comes from the exons ATGTGTCAACGTTTACAGATAAATGTGACCACCATGAGActaggagacagagaagaggcaCCTTTGACGAGCACTGACTCTAAACTATCACTAAAG GACAGTCCAGCGGTGAAGCCGAGTGCGTCCCGATGCAGCGTGGTGGCAGCCTCCTGCTGTGCGCCGGGCTGTAAGGGCAGGAACACTGTGGACTGCAAGCTCACCCTCCACAT gTGTCAGGTTCCTGCACAGGTGAACGGAGGTGGAGTCACGGCTTTGGGGCGGCTTGCTAAAAAG ctacagtcacactga